One genomic segment of Coffea arabica cultivar ET-39 chromosome 6e, Coffea Arabica ET-39 HiFi, whole genome shotgun sequence includes these proteins:
- the LOC140009373 gene encoding protein SMAX1-LIKE 3-like: MRAGGCTVQQTLTVEAATVVKQALALARRRGHAQVTPLHVANTMLSASNGLLRTACLQSHAHPLQCKALELCFNVALNRLPASSSGPMLGAHSQHPTISNALVAAFKRAQAHQRRGSIENQQQPLLAVKIELEQLVISILDDPSVSRVMREAGFSSTQVKSNVEQAVSLELCSSQSQAPPSRNKSKGNDLLVLSQPTPNADSALKVSKLSASGTPVKDEDVACVFENLVNKRRKNFVIVGECLASLEGVVGGMMDKIDKGDVVDGLREVKFVSVPLNSFVSLHREEVEQKIGELTCLVRSLVGKGVVLYLGDLKWVADYRANSGEQGRNNYYCPVEHMIMELGRLLCGVIENGRCWLVGIATFQTYMRCSSGYHSLETLWGLYPITLPAGSLGLSLNTESGTGSESESRSKKAQNDSFQFLLGNMEEGQLTCFADAEVQSVKSSISNSEASMSSLPAWLKDESKRLKNNDQNCAALVKWNPIWSPVHKQTKPLERTLSFSPSSSPSSSTSFFSYDQQHIDLHDSPSMLFELRQSFRVDPKQAISPITSSTPNSASSSDLMEMEYIPRFKEFNAENLNILCNALEQKVPWQKHVVPDIAVTILQCRSGMLRRKEKITSTTGHEVKEEAWLFFLGLDVQAKEKIARELAKVVFGSHSSFSSIALSSFSSTRADSTEDLRNKRSRDEQSCSYIGRLAQAISLNPHRVFLVEDVEQADFSSQVGIKRAIERGSITNSSGEQVSLSDAIIILSCESFSSRSRACSPSKQKIEEKGGTMDETRSPCVSLDLNISFDDDSVEEDQSIDDIGILENVDRCIVFKIQEL, translated from the exons ATGAGAGCAGGAGGGTGCACAGTGCAGCAAACTCTGACAGTTGAGGCAGCAACGGTCGTAAAACAGGCGCTAGCACTAGCCAGAAGACGCGGTCATGCCCAGGTAACACCGCTTCATGTTGCAAACACCATGCTTTCAGCTTCCAATGGCCTACTCCGAACGGCTTGTCTCCAATCTCATGCTCACCCCCTCCAATGCAAAGCCCTAGAGCTTTGCTTCAACGTTGCACTCAATCGTCTCCCTGCTTCTTCATCTGGCCCCATGTTAGGTGCTCACTCTCAACACCCAACAATCTCCAATGCGCTCGTTGCTGCCTTCAAGCGAGCTCAAGCCCATCAAAGGCGTGGCTCTATAGAGAATCAGCAGCAACCCCTTCTAGCTGTGAAAATTGAGCTAGAGCAGCTTGTAATATCCATATTGGATGACCCTAGTGTCAGTAGAGTCATGAGAGAAGCAGGTTTTTCAAGTACTCAAGTGAAAAGCAATGTAGAACAAGCTGTTTCCCTGGAACTATGTTCTTCTCAATCTCAAGCCCCGCCATCGAGGAACAAGTCCAAAGGAAATGACCTTCTTGTCTTGTCCCAGCCGACTCCAAATGCAGACAGTGCACTGAAAGTAAGCAAACTTAGTGCATCTGGTACTCCTGTTAAGGATGAAGACGTGGCCTGTGTGTTTGAGAATTTagtaaacaaaagaagaaagaattttgTAATAGTAGGTGAATGTCTTGCCAGCTTAGAAGGGGTGGTTGGAGGAATGATGGATAAGATTGATAAAGGTGATGTTGTAGATGGGTTGAGGGAGGTGAAATTTGTAAGTGTTCCGCTGAACAGTTTTGTTAGTCTCCACAGGGAAGAGGTTGAACAGAAAATAGGGGAGTTGACCTGCTTGGTGAGAAGTCTTGTGGGGAAAGGAGTTGTATTATACTTGGGGGATCTAAAGTGGGTGGCTGATTACAGGGCTAATTCTGGTGAGCAAGGAAGAAATAATTACTATTGCCCCGTGGAGCACATGATCATGGAACTGGGGAGATTGCTTTGTGGGGTTATAGAAAATGGAAGGTGTTGGCTCGTGGGAATCGCTACCTTTCAAACATACATGAGATGCAGCAGTGGCTACCATTCGCTTGAAACTCTTTGGGGACTGTATCCGATTACACTGCCTGCGGGCAGTCTTGGTTTGAGTCTCAATACCGAGAG CGGCACTGGCTCAGAAAGCGAGTCAAGAAGCAAGAAAGCACAAAACGACTCATTTCAGTTCCTACTTGGGAACATGGAGGAGGGGCAGCTAACATGCTTTGCTGATGCCGAAGTTCAAAGTGTCAAAAGCAGCATCTCTAACAGTGAGGCTTCAATGTCAAGTCTACCTGCATGGCTCAAGGATGAAAGCAAAAGACTCAAAAACAATGATCAG AACTGTGCTGCGCTAGTTAAATGGAACCCGATTTGGAGTCCAGTCCACAAACAGACCAAGCCACTCGAGAGAACATTAAGCTTCTCTCCATCATCCTCGCCTTCCTCTTCTACTTCCTTCTTCTCATATGATCAACAGCATATCGATTTACATGACAGCCCTTCGATGCTCTTTGAGCTTAGGCAATCCTTTAGGGTCGACCCTAAGCAAGCTATTTCACCTATTACTTCTTCTACTCCAAATTCTGCTTCTTCAAGCGACCTCATGGAGATGGAGTACATTCCAAGGTTTAAGGAGTTCAATGCTGAGAACCTGAATATCTTATGCAATGCGTTGGAGCAAAAGGTCCCATGGCAGAAACATGTTGTTCCCGATATTGCTGTGACTATCCTGCAATGCAGGTCTGGAAtgttgagaagaaaagaaaagatcacAAGTACTACTGGTCATGAGGTCAAAGAAGAGGCATGGCTATTCTTCCTAGGTCTTGACGTGCAAGCTAAAGAAAAGATTGCAAGGGAATTAGCTAAAGTTGTTTTTGGTTCTCACTCAAGCTTTTCATCTATTGCTTTAAGCAGTTTTTCATCGACAAGAGCTGATTCAACTGAAGATTTGAGAAATAAAAGGTCGAGAGATGAACAAAGCTGTAGTTACATTGGAAGACTTGCACAAGCAATTTCATTGAATCCTCATCGTGTTTTCTTAGTGGAAGATGTGGAGCAAGCTGACTTTAGCTCTCAGGTGGGCATAAAAAGGGCTATTGAAAGAGGAAGCATCACAAACTCAAGTGGCGAACAAGTAAGTCTCAGCGATGCCATTATAATTTTGTCCTGTGAGAGTTTTAGCTCTAGATCAAGAGCCTGCTCTCCTTCTAAGcagaaaatagaagaaaaaggTGGCACCATGGACGAAACCCGAAGCCCTTGTGTCTCATTGGACTTGAATATTTCCTTTGATGATGACAGCGTTGAAGAAGATCAGTCCATTGATGATATAGGGATTCTTGAAAACGTGGATAGATGCATCGTCTTCAAAATCCAGGAACTGTAG